From the Bombus vancouverensis nearcticus chromosome 3, iyBomVanc1_principal, whole genome shotgun sequence genome, one window contains:
- the LOC117153836 gene encoding multiple inositol polyphosphate phosphatase 1 isoform X2 has translation MIEKLPKLQKIILDNYKENESEFTDEDIDLFKGWKITFNEDDIMKLAEEGENEMIDIGERYQSRFPTLMPEIYDNQTYRFKYTATQRTEESAKNFATGLFGRHSSYRVQYPEAEHKDPVLRFYKRCQRWRSEVDKNPDSRIEKEKFLKSNVYKKMLENVSRRIGYQVDHEIVHLMYVMCGFETAWHKNSESPWCRIFSLDEFKVLEFADDLEYYWNDGYGYKLSYEQACPALRDVFNFFMADEGLVVSVYFSHSGTILKLLALLGIAKEDQHLTHDLFSLYAENRAWRTGVIDTFASNIAFVLYNCSGGPSILFMHQERPLHLPGCPMNVPCPLSTMKALYPDQEEECQFETLCSMEESS, from the exons ATGATTGAAAAATTGCCAAAGTTACAAAAGATTATCCTAGATAACTATAAAGAGAATGAATCAGAATTTACAGATGAAGATATAGACTTATTTAAAGGGTGGAAAATTACTTTTAACGAAGATGATATTATGAAATTAgcagaagaaggagaaaatgaAATGATCGATATTGGAGAAAGATATCAATCCAGATTTCCCACTCTTATGCCAGAGATTTATGATAATCAAACTTATAGa tTTAAGTACACTGCCACTCAACGCACAGAGGAAAGTGCTAAGAACTTTGCTACTGGTTTATTTGGAAGACACAGTAGTTATCGAGTTCAGTATCCAGAAGCAGAACACAAGGATCCTGTGTTAAGA TTTTATAAACGTTGTCAACGTTGGCGTTCTGAAGTGGACAAAAATCCGGATTCgcgaatagaaaaagaaaaattcttgaAGAGTAATGTTTATAAGAAGATGTTAGAAAACGTTTCTAGACGTATTGGTTATCAGGTTGATCACG AAATTGTACATTTGATGTACGTGATGTGTGGATTTGAAACTGCATGGCACAAAAACTCCGAGTCACCATGGTGTAGAATATTTTCACTAGATGAGTTCAAA GTACTCGAATTTGCAGATGATTTGGAATATTATTGGAATGATGGATATGGTTACAAATTGTCTTATGAGCAAGCTTGCCCAGCTTTGAGAGAtgtttttaacttttttat GGCAGATGAAGGACTGGTAGTATCGGTGTATTTTAGTCATTCAGGAACCATTTTGAAACTATTAGCTCTATTAGGAATCGCTAAGGAAGATCAACATTTAACGCATGATTTATTTTCGTTATATGCGGAGAACAGAGCCTGGAGAACTGGGGTTATCGATACTTTCGCATCTAATATCGCATTCGTTTTATAcaa ttGTTCTGGAGGTCCCAGTATTCTTTTCATGCATCAGGAAAGACCATTACATCTACCAGGTTGTCCTATGAATGTGCCATGTCCACTGTCTACAATGAAAGCACTTTACCCTGACCAAGAAGAGGAATGTCAGTTCGAAACATTGTGTTCAATGGAGGAATCATCATAA
- the LOC117153837 gene encoding venom acid phosphatase Acph-1, whose protein sequence is MDIKWISRIIICLLYCQASWAELKLIQTIFRHGNRMPSNIKYYPNDPYVNYTYEPAGRGGLTNVGKLSLYKLGQYFRERYDQFLGRIYTSKDIWFRADEVERVVMSGQLVAAGLYPPCEEQRWDSNLNWQPIPVWTPLNSNDCLYNGQFLTNFYTWRNNVEKTDEAIVQFQKQNKDVYRYLSEHTGGNIIQSRTFNLRQFLYAQKDIGLKLPEWTKSVFPHGKLDELAVNDIYIRTRTPQMKQLLAGMWIREWLNHVDDHLNKNDTRKAFMYAAHDLNIAYILAALDNFDNEIPYYGSTLIFELHEEDNEYYIQMLYRNKENIQLLKFPNCDDKMCPLDKFKKFVMPIIPTNLEEICGQE, encoded by the exons ATGGATATTAAATGGATCTCAAGGATCATCATTTGCCTCCTTTATTGTCAAGCATCTTGGGCCGAGCTGAAGCTCATACAAACGATATTTAGACATGGAAACAGAATGCCATCGAATATTAAGTACTATCCGAACGATCCTTACGTTAACTACACTTACGAACCAGCCGGACGAGGAGGTTTAACAAAC gtTGGTAAACTGTCCTTGTACAAACTTGGCCAATATTTTCGTGAAAGATACGACCAATTTTTAGGACGAATTTACACTTCAAAAGATATTTGGTTCCGTGCCGATGAGGTAGAGAGAGTTGTAATGAGTGGACAACTAGTAGCAGCTGGATTATATCCTCCGTGTGAAGAACAAAG GTGGGATTCTAATTTAAATTGGCAACCGATACCTGTATGGACACCGCTGAATTCGAACGATTGCCTGTATAATGGgcaatttttaacaaatttctatACATGGAGAAATAACGTGGAGAAAACAGATGAGGCTATAGTGCAATTTCAAAAACAGAATAAAGATGTTTATAGGTATTTATCTGAACATACAGGTGGTAATATCATACAATCTAGAACGTTCAACTTACGTCAATTCTTGTACGCACAG AAAGATATTGGTTTAAAATTACCCGAATGGACAAAATCTGTTTTTCCACATGGAAAGCTAGATGAGTTAGCCGTAAACGATATTTACATTCGGACTCGTACTCCACAAATGAAGCAATTATTAGCTG GAATGTGGATTCGCGAATGGTTAAATCATGTTGATGATCATTTAAATAAGAATGATACACGAAAAGCATTTATGTATGCGGCACATGATCTAAATATTGCTTACATACTTGCAGCACTAGACAATTTTGATAACGAAATTCCTTACTATGGTAGTACTCTGATATTTGAATTACATGAAGAGGataacgaatattatattcaG ATGCTTTatagaaacaaagaaaatattCAATTACTCAAATTCCCTAATTGTGATGACAAAATGTGTCCATTGGATAAGTTCAAAAAATTTGTAATGCCTATAATACCGACAAATCTGGAAGAAATATGTGGACaggaataa
- the mip40 gene encoding myb-interacting protein 40 isoform X2 — translation MGKKRNIQPPPVPIPGRVKIEIKDELGDNDVLVARDRLKGALRELLQHSDTGSSADSSEESSAQDYKHSMKKIDMYRSKSMGFQQPRKVRRRRQVQIDTAFHHTYVMKLFDRSVDLAQFQEDTPLYPICRAWMANQPRNPNLVPKVRSPSPEIVNEVNISNNILDSNGEVRDVYYLPPPLPCEEAIPRNRIPSPIPREKEELILDYDGQTLKSREMLLREHRVHWNAVRKKWHQQAHKNELRFTQGANILNTIFKRAQSEFE, via the exons ATGGGGAAGAAGAGAAATATTCAACCACCACCTGTACCAATACCTGGTCGTGTGaagatagaaataaaagatGAATTAG GAGATAATGATGTACTTGTTGCAAGAGATCGTTTAAAAGGTGCTCTGAGAGAATTACTGCAGCATAGTGATACAGGATCATCAGCAGATTCAAGTGAAGAAAGTTCTGCCCAAGATTATAAACATTCaatgaaaaaaat tGATATGTACAGATCAAAATCAATGGGTTTTCAACAACCACGTAAAGTTAGACGCCGTAGACAAGTGCAAATAGATACTGCATTTCATCATACTtatgtaatgaaattatttgatagAAGTGTTGATTTAGCTCAGTTTCAAGAAGATACACCACTTTATCCCATATGTAGAGCATGGATGGCAAATCAACCAAGAAATCCTAATCTTGTACCAAA AGTACGCAGTCCAAGTCCAGAAATAGTGAATGAAGTGAATATAAGTAATAATATATTGGATAGTAATGGAGAAGTTCGTGATGTTTATTACTTGCCACCTCCACTACCTTGTGAAGAAGCTATACCTAGAAATCGTATACCTTCACCAATAcctagagaaaaagaagaattgaTTTTAGATTAT GACGGACAAACCCTAAAATCACGAGAAATGTTGTTGAGAGAACATAGAGTACATTGGAATGCTGTGCGCAAAAAATGGCATCAACAAGCACATAAAAATGAACTGCGTTTTACGCAAGGtgcaaatatattaaatactatATTTAAGAG GGCACAATCAGAATTTGAGTAA
- the mip40 gene encoding myb-interacting protein 40 isoform X1, translating to MMGKKRNIQPPPVPIPGRVKIEIKDELGDNDVLVARDRLKGALRELLQHSDTGSSADSSEESSAQDYKHSMKKIDMYRSKSMGFQQPRKVRRRRQVQIDTAFHHTYVMKLFDRSVDLAQFQEDTPLYPICRAWMANQPRNPNLVPKVRSPSPEIVNEVNISNNILDSNGEVRDVYYLPPPLPCEEAIPRNRIPSPIPREKEELILDYDGQTLKSREMLLREHRVHWNAVRKKWHQQAHKNELRFTQGANILNTIFKRAQSEFE from the exons ATG ATGGGGAAGAAGAGAAATATTCAACCACCACCTGTACCAATACCTGGTCGTGTGaagatagaaataaaagatGAATTAG GAGATAATGATGTACTTGTTGCAAGAGATCGTTTAAAAGGTGCTCTGAGAGAATTACTGCAGCATAGTGATACAGGATCATCAGCAGATTCAAGTGAAGAAAGTTCTGCCCAAGATTATAAACATTCaatgaaaaaaat tGATATGTACAGATCAAAATCAATGGGTTTTCAACAACCACGTAAAGTTAGACGCCGTAGACAAGTGCAAATAGATACTGCATTTCATCATACTtatgtaatgaaattatttgatagAAGTGTTGATTTAGCTCAGTTTCAAGAAGATACACCACTTTATCCCATATGTAGAGCATGGATGGCAAATCAACCAAGAAATCCTAATCTTGTACCAAA AGTACGCAGTCCAAGTCCAGAAATAGTGAATGAAGTGAATATAAGTAATAATATATTGGATAGTAATGGAGAAGTTCGTGATGTTTATTACTTGCCACCTCCACTACCTTGTGAAGAAGCTATACCTAGAAATCGTATACCTTCACCAATAcctagagaaaaagaagaattgaTTTTAGATTAT GACGGACAAACCCTAAAATCACGAGAAATGTTGTTGAGAGAACATAGAGTACATTGGAATGCTGTGCGCAAAAAATGGCATCAACAAGCACATAAAAATGAACTGCGTTTTACGCAAGGtgcaaatatattaaatactatATTTAAGAG GGCACAATCAGAATTTGAGTAA
- the LOC117153836 gene encoding multiple inositol polyphosphate phosphatase 1 isoform X1 encodes MRLLNAQVFLIINAISAAFIFAHNCLLDNRDYKCRIGTKTPYRFISNHDDSPLEYPGCISRKIWLILRHGTRYPGKKYIPSMIEKLPKLQKIILDNYKENESEFTDEDIDLFKGWKITFNEDDIMKLAEEGENEMIDIGERYQSRFPTLMPEIYDNQTYRFKYTATQRTEESAKNFATGLFGRHSSYRVQYPEAEHKDPVLRFYKRCQRWRSEVDKNPDSRIEKEKFLKSNVYKKMLENVSRRIGYQVDHEIVHLMYVMCGFETAWHKNSESPWCRIFSLDEFKVLEFADDLEYYWNDGYGYKLSYEQACPALRDVFNFFMADEGLVVSVYFSHSGTILKLLALLGIAKEDQHLTHDLFSLYAENRAWRTGVIDTFASNIAFVLYNCSGGPSILFMHQERPLHLPGCPMNVPCPLSTMKALYPDQEEECQFETLCSMEESS; translated from the exons ATGCGACTATTAAATGCTcaagtatttttaattattaatgcaATAAGTGCAGCATTTATCTTCGCACACAATTGCCTTTTGGACAATAGAGATTATAAATGTAGAATAGGAACTAAAACACCATATAGATTTATATCAAACCATGATGATTCTCCTCTTGAATACCCAG GTTGTATTTCAAGAAAAATATGGTTAATTTTAAGACATGGTACAAGATATCCTGGTAAAAAGTATATACCATCCATGATTGAAAAATTGCCAAAGTTACAAAAGATTATCCTAGATAACTATAAAGAGAATGAATCAGAATTTACAGATGAAGATATAGACTTATTTAAAGGGTGGAAAATTACTTTTAACGAAGATGATATTATGAAATTAgcagaagaaggagaaaatgaAATGATCGATATTGGAGAAAGATATCAATCCAGATTTCCCACTCTTATGCCAGAGATTTATGATAATCAAACTTATAGa tTTAAGTACACTGCCACTCAACGCACAGAGGAAAGTGCTAAGAACTTTGCTACTGGTTTATTTGGAAGACACAGTAGTTATCGAGTTCAGTATCCAGAAGCAGAACACAAGGATCCTGTGTTAAGA TTTTATAAACGTTGTCAACGTTGGCGTTCTGAAGTGGACAAAAATCCGGATTCgcgaatagaaaaagaaaaattcttgaAGAGTAATGTTTATAAGAAGATGTTAGAAAACGTTTCTAGACGTATTGGTTATCAGGTTGATCACG AAATTGTACATTTGATGTACGTGATGTGTGGATTTGAAACTGCATGGCACAAAAACTCCGAGTCACCATGGTGTAGAATATTTTCACTAGATGAGTTCAAA GTACTCGAATTTGCAGATGATTTGGAATATTATTGGAATGATGGATATGGTTACAAATTGTCTTATGAGCAAGCTTGCCCAGCTTTGAGAGAtgtttttaacttttttat GGCAGATGAAGGACTGGTAGTATCGGTGTATTTTAGTCATTCAGGAACCATTTTGAAACTATTAGCTCTATTAGGAATCGCTAAGGAAGATCAACATTTAACGCATGATTTATTTTCGTTATATGCGGAGAACAGAGCCTGGAGAACTGGGGTTATCGATACTTTCGCATCTAATATCGCATTCGTTTTATAcaa ttGTTCTGGAGGTCCCAGTATTCTTTTCATGCATCAGGAAAGACCATTACATCTACCAGGTTGTCCTATGAATGTGCCATGTCCACTGTCTACAATGAAAGCACTTTACCCTGACCAAGAAGAGGAATGTCAGTTCGAAACATTGTGTTCAATGGAGGAATCATCATAA